One window of the Nicotiana tabacum cultivar K326 chromosome 4, ASM71507v2, whole genome shotgun sequence genome contains the following:
- the LOC107820068 gene encoding SKP1-like protein 21 isoform X2 produces the protein MSGGPMAIVKPEMKSYIWLQTADGSIQQVEQEVAMYCPVICREVLQNSTGSSKNNAVVLPERVNAAVLGLILDFCRFHQVTGRSNKERKIFDEKYIRLDTQKLCELASAADSLQLKPVVDLTSRALARVIEGKTPEEIRETFHLPDDLTEEEKLEPLRNMTDDPRIRLLNRLYAKKRKELNERKKLKNVEVEEQQRVDERSVDDLLSFINGGDGDSKGVRETKNKKKTRGRKEQARNNSSNNEAGNCNKESSCLASGCLNGDINDVSSPSRNSKLQNSASATFPSKLDFDDFDMDDELDPVMKEKIDREVEDFARRLNCDWPDRMQQILSLAPERRLGPISMNGNGSLKRCTGVDRG, from the exons ATGTCGGGAGGTCCTATGGCGATCGTCAAACCAGAG ATGAAGTCATACATCTGGCTCCAAACAGCTGATGGTTCAATCCAACAAGTGGAGCAAGAGGTTGCCATGTATTGCCCTGTGATATGCAGGGAAGTACTTCAAAACAGCACGGGATCCTCGAAAAATAATGCAGTTGTACTTCCTGAACGAGTCAATGCTGCTGTCTTAGGGTTAATACTGGATTTTTGTCGGTTCCATCAAGTTACTGGCCGTTCTAATAAG GAGCGCAAGATTTTTGATGAGAAGTACATCCGGTTAGATACCCAGAAGTTATGTGAATTGGCTTCTGCTGCTGACAGCCTTCAACTAAAGCCTGTGGTTGACCTTACAAGCCGTGCACTTGCCAGGGTGATTGAAGGCAAAACTCCCGAAGAAATACGTGAAACTTTCCATTTGCCTGATGATCTAACAGAG GAGGAGAAGTTGGAGCCTTTAAGAAATATGACGGATGATCCACGTATCCGCCTTCTAAATCGACTCTatgcaaaaaaaagaaaagaattgaatGAGCGAAAGAAACTAAAG AATGTTGAGGTGGAAGAACAACAACGTGTAGATGAAAGATCCGTTGATGATCTTTTGTCATTCATAAATGGTGGAGATGGAG ACTCAAAGGGAGTGagagaaacaaaaaataaaaagaaaactcgAGGGAGAAAAGAACAAGCTAGAAACAATTCTTCAAATAATGAAGCTGGAAACTGTAATAAG GAATCTAGTTGCCTTGCATCTGGCTGCCTAAATGGTGATATCAACGACGTGTCTTCTCCGAGTAGAAATTCGAAGCTGCAAAACTCGGCATCTGCAACGTTTCCATCTAAACTCGACTTTGATGACTTTGATATGGATGATGAGTTAGATCCAGTAATGAAGGAAAAAATTGACAG GGAGGTTGAGGATTTTGCTCGGCGACTAAACTGTGACTGGCCGGACAGGATGCAACAGATTTTGTCTTTGGCTCCAGAGAGAAGGCTTGGACCAATTTCCATGAATGGAAATGGTTCCTTGAAGAGATGTACag GTGTGGACCGAGGATAA
- the LOC107820068 gene encoding SKP1-like protein 21 isoform X1 yields the protein MSGGPMAIVKPEMKSYIWLQTADGSIQQVEQEVAMYCPVICREVLQNSTGSSKNNAVVLPERVNAAVLGLILDFCRFHQVTGRSNKERKIFDEKYIRLDTQKLCELASAADSLQLKPVVDLTSRALARVIEGKTPEEIRETFHLPDDLTEEEKLEPLRNMTDDPRIRLLNRLYAKKRKELNERKKLKNVEVEEQQRVDERSVDDLLSFINGGDGDSKGVRETKNKKKTRGRKEQARNNSSNNEAGNCNKESSCLASGCLNGDINDVSSPSRNSKLQNSASATFPSKLDFDDFDMDDELDPVMKEKIDREVEDFARRLNCDWPDRMQQILSLAPERRLGPISMNGNGSLKRCTAGVDRG from the exons ATGTCGGGAGGTCCTATGGCGATCGTCAAACCAGAG ATGAAGTCATACATCTGGCTCCAAACAGCTGATGGTTCAATCCAACAAGTGGAGCAAGAGGTTGCCATGTATTGCCCTGTGATATGCAGGGAAGTACTTCAAAACAGCACGGGATCCTCGAAAAATAATGCAGTTGTACTTCCTGAACGAGTCAATGCTGCTGTCTTAGGGTTAATACTGGATTTTTGTCGGTTCCATCAAGTTACTGGCCGTTCTAATAAG GAGCGCAAGATTTTTGATGAGAAGTACATCCGGTTAGATACCCAGAAGTTATGTGAATTGGCTTCTGCTGCTGACAGCCTTCAACTAAAGCCTGTGGTTGACCTTACAAGCCGTGCACTTGCCAGGGTGATTGAAGGCAAAACTCCCGAAGAAATACGTGAAACTTTCCATTTGCCTGATGATCTAACAGAG GAGGAGAAGTTGGAGCCTTTAAGAAATATGACGGATGATCCACGTATCCGCCTTCTAAATCGACTCTatgcaaaaaaaagaaaagaattgaatGAGCGAAAGAAACTAAAG AATGTTGAGGTGGAAGAACAACAACGTGTAGATGAAAGATCCGTTGATGATCTTTTGTCATTCATAAATGGTGGAGATGGAG ACTCAAAGGGAGTGagagaaacaaaaaataaaaagaaaactcgAGGGAGAAAAGAACAAGCTAGAAACAATTCTTCAAATAATGAAGCTGGAAACTGTAATAAG GAATCTAGTTGCCTTGCATCTGGCTGCCTAAATGGTGATATCAACGACGTGTCTTCTCCGAGTAGAAATTCGAAGCTGCAAAACTCGGCATCTGCAACGTTTCCATCTAAACTCGACTTTGATGACTTTGATATGGATGATGAGTTAGATCCAGTAATGAAGGAAAAAATTGACAG GGAGGTTGAGGATTTTGCTCGGCGACTAAACTGTGACTGGCCGGACAGGATGCAACAGATTTTGTCTTTGGCTCCAGAGAGAAGGCTTGGACCAATTTCCATGAATGGAAATGGTTCCTTGAAGAGATGTACag CAGGTGTGGACCGAGGATAA
- the LOC107820071 gene encoding uncharacterized protein LOC107820071 has product MSGGVGVCSDISLPKDEHIQQDNNQTKFPNNSQKKTHHQNRRFFTFRQLNALAVVIVFSSSGMVSVEDFAFVLFSLIYMYFISKIAFPPISPQTEPPVFSENNKLLTLYVTIGAIVGLFLPIAYIFEGIYEGDKEGIKAAAPHVFLLSSQVFMEGLAFTDRFSLPIRVFVPVFYNSRRIFTIMEWLTSEISKVDQEYGGNVRRLYMGRALAVANMVFWSFNLFGFLLPVYLPKAFKIYYSGRKLKD; this is encoded by the coding sequence ATGTCAGGTGGGGTTGGTGTATGTAGTGACATTAGTTTACCCAAAGATGAACACATTCAACAAGACAATAATCAGACCAAATTTCCCAACAATTCCCAGAAAAAAACTCATCACCAAAACAGACGATTCTTCACTTTCAGACAACTTAACGCCCTTGCCGTTGTAATCGTCTTTTCTTCTAGTGGTATGGTGAGTGTTGAGGATTTCGCTTTTGTCCTATTTTCTCTAATTTACATGTACTTCATTTCCAAAATTGCCTTCCCACCAATTTCTCCTCAAACAGAACCCCCTGTTTTTAGTGAAAACAACAAGTTACTGACTCTTTACGTTACAATTGGAGCAATTGTGGGACTATTTCTTCCCATAGCTTATATTTTCGAAGGTATTTACGAGGGTGATAAAGAAGGTATTAAAGCAGCAGCGCCACATGTTTTCTTGTTGTCCAGTCAAGTTTTTATGGAAGGATTGGCATTTACTGATAGATTTTCGCTGCCCATACGTGTATTTGTTCCAGTTTTTTACAATTCGAGGAGGATTTTTACAATTATGGAGTGGTTGACAAGTGAAATTTCTAAAGTGGATCAAGAATATGGAGGAAATGTGAGGAGGTTGTATATGGGTAGAGCTTTAGCTGTTGCAAATATGGTATTTTGGTCCTTTAATTTGTTTGGTTTCTTGTTGCCTGTGTATCTTCCTAAGGCCTTTAAGATATATTACTCTGGCCGCAAACTAAAAGATTGA